One window of the Staphylococcus equorum genome contains the following:
- a CDS encoding LysE/ArgO family amino acid transporter — protein sequence MLQPIIHGFLLALGLILPLGAQNVFVFNQGANQKKIISALPVIITAGLCDTFLIVLAILGVSLILMSLPTLQLIVYIIGLIFLLYMAWSLWKEKPNNLENYDSMSAKKQIGFALSVSLLNPHAIMDTVGVIGTSASVYSGTDKLLFSTSTIVVSWLWFILLAILGKLLGSIDKTGKYIILLNKFSSIIVIIVSLIIVKNIIDLIL from the coding sequence ATGTTACAACCTATAATTCATGGATTTTTATTAGCATTAGGACTTATTCTACCTTTAGGTGCACAAAATGTATTTGTATTTAATCAAGGAGCGAATCAAAAAAAAATCATAAGTGCTTTGCCTGTAATAATAACAGCAGGTCTTTGTGATACATTTTTAATAGTTCTTGCAATATTAGGGGTTTCATTAATACTGATGTCCCTACCTACTTTACAGTTAATAGTCTATATCATTGGCCTTATATTTCTACTATATATGGCTTGGTCACTGTGGAAGGAAAAGCCGAATAACTTAGAAAATTATGATTCTATGAGCGCAAAAAAGCAAATAGGTTTTGCTTTATCTGTCTCACTATTGAACCCACATGCTATTATGGATACGGTTGGTGTTATTGGAACAAGCGCTTCAGTTTATTCTGGAACAGATAAGTTATTGTTTAGTACTTCTACTATTGTAGTTTCTTGGCTATGGTTTATTTTATTAGCAATACTTGGGAAATTACTAGGATCTATAGATAAAACTGGAAAGTACATAATATTATTAAACAAATTTTCAAGTATTATTGTGATTATAGTTAGTTTAATCATTGTCAAAAACATTATAGACTTAATTTTGTAA
- the hxlA gene encoding 3-hexulose-6-phosphate synthase has product MELQLAIDLLNKEDATELANKVKDYVDIVEIGTPIVINEGLPAVQHLNDNIDGVKVLADLKIMDAADYEVSQAVKFGADVVTILGVAEDASIKAAVDEAHKHGKQLLVDMIAVQDLEKRAKDLDDLGADYIAVHTGYDLQAEGQSPLESLRKVKSVISNSKVAVAGGIKPDTIKDIVAENPDLIIVGGGIANADDPVEAAKQCRAAIEGK; this is encoded by the coding sequence ATGGAATTACAATTAGCGATTGATTTATTAAATAAAGAGGATGCTACAGAATTAGCAAATAAAGTTAAAGATTATGTAGATATCGTAGAAATTGGAACACCAATTGTTATAAATGAAGGATTACCAGCTGTACAACATTTAAATGATAATATTGATGGTGTAAAAGTATTAGCAGATTTAAAAATTATGGATGCTGCCGATTACGAAGTAAGCCAAGCAGTTAAATTTGGTGCAGACGTAGTAACAATTTTAGGCGTTGCAGAAGATGCATCAATTAAAGCTGCAGTTGATGAAGCACATAAACATGGCAAACAATTATTAGTAGATATGATTGCAGTACAAGATTTAGAAAAACGTGCGAAAGATTTAGATGATTTAGGCGCAGATTATATCGCTGTTCATACTGGTTATGACTTACAAGCTGAAGGTCAATCTCCTTTAGAAAGTTTACGTAAAGTTAAATCTGTAATTAGTAATTCTAAAGTAGCAGTTGCAGGTGGTATTAAACCAGATACAATTAAAGATATTGTTGCAGAAAATCCTGATTTAATTATTGTTGGTGGCGGCATTGCAAATGCTGATGATCCTGTAGAAGCTGCTAAACAATGTAGAGCTGCGATTGAAGGAAAATAA
- a CDS encoding MerR family transcriptional regulator has translation MQVKQVADNLGISEHTIRYYDKAGLFPFVTRNKNGYRDFSVEDLYWIEFIKCMRQTHMPVSKLKEIAELYHQGSSTKMKRKDIFLEHQKNLIEQKRLIDEGLKVLEEKFKLLENE, from the coding sequence ATGCAAGTAAAGCAAGTAGCCGATAATTTAGGCATCAGTGAACATACTATTCGATACTATGACAAAGCAGGGCTTTTTCCATTTGTTACCAGAAATAAGAATGGCTATAGAGATTTTTCAGTAGAAGACCTATATTGGATTGAATTTATAAAATGTATGCGTCAGACACATATGCCTGTATCAAAGTTAAAAGAAATTGCTGAATTGTATCATCAAGGAAGTTCTACCAAAATGAAACGAAAAGACATATTTTTAGAACATCAAAAAAATTTAATAGAACAAAAAAGACTTATAGATGAAGGTCTTAAAGTATTAGAAGAAAAATTCAAATTATTGGAAAACGAATAA
- the hxlB gene encoding 6-phospho-3-hexuloisomerase: MTEITNYRLILDEIDNTLSHVKDSEAETFLKQIIKAEQVFVSGKGRSGFVANSFAMRLNQLGKGAHVVGESTTPSITEKDLFVILSGSGSTEHLRLLADKAKAVGAEVVLLSTNPTSKIGELANAVIELPAGTKYDAEGSAQPLGSLFEQASQVFLDSIVLDLMTEINVDEETMQQNHANLE; encoded by the coding sequence ATGACAGAAATCACAAATTATCGTTTAATACTAGATGAAATAGACAACACATTATCACATGTGAAAGACAGTGAAGCCGAAACGTTTTTAAAGCAAATTATTAAAGCAGAGCAAGTTTTTGTATCTGGAAAAGGACGTTCGGGTTTTGTAGCAAATAGTTTTGCGATGAGATTGAATCAGCTTGGGAAGGGTGCACATGTAGTTGGCGAGTCCACTACACCTTCCATTACAGAAAAAGATTTGTTTGTTATCCTTTCTGGCTCAGGTTCGACAGAGCATTTAAGATTATTAGCAGATAAAGCTAAAGCTGTAGGTGCAGAAGTTGTATTATTGTCAACAAATCCAACGTCAAAGATTGGTGAACTTGCAAATGCAGTGATTGAATTACCGGCGGGAACGAAATATGATGCTGAAGGTTCAGCACAACCTCTAGGTAGCTTATTTGAACAAGCATCACAAGTGTTTTTAGATAGTATTGTTTTAGATTTAATGACTGAGATAAACGTTGATGAAGAAACAATGCAGCAAAATCATGCTAATCTGGAATAA
- a CDS encoding nucleotidyltransferase domain-containing protein — protein sequence MNAVDHTIQKIVEEISGLPGVVGVVLGGSRAKGNHRPDSDIDIGIYYDETQGFNTDNIEKAALKINDEKKDDLITSLGDWGEWINGGGWLLVNGYHVDLIFRDIKKVNEVIKDCLSGKVTIHYQTGHPHGFLNVMYMGELNICKILADPQNKLSELKNKTFPYPPKVKQSITQFFAFEASFSFMFIEDNINKNDISYIMGHLFRCISCLNQVIFAKNEIYCINEKKSVAMINEFPIKPKNYKNRIDNIVSSLSMDEYKTKQSIEELRKIIEETNRL from the coding sequence ATGAATGCTGTAGATCATACAATTCAAAAAATAGTAGAAGAAATAAGTGGATTGCCCGGAGTTGTAGGAGTTGTGTTAGGTGGTTCTCGAGCAAAAGGTAATCATAGACCGGATTCTGATATAGATATAGGCATCTATTATGATGAAACACAAGGATTTAATACAGACAATATTGAAAAAGCAGCATTAAAAATTAACGATGAGAAAAAAGATGACTTAATTACATCCTTAGGAGATTGGGGAGAATGGATCAACGGCGGTGGATGGCTGCTTGTGAATGGTTATCATGTAGACTTAATTTTCCGTGATATTAAAAAAGTGAATGAAGTAATAAAAGATTGTTTGTCAGGTAAAGTAACTATTCATTATCAAACCGGTCATCCTCATGGTTTTTTGAACGTTATGTATATGGGCGAGTTAAATATTTGTAAAATTTTAGCTGATCCACAAAATAAATTAAGCGAGCTTAAAAATAAGACTTTTCCGTACCCTCCTAAAGTTAAACAATCAATAACTCAATTCTTTGCTTTTGAAGCTTCATTTTCCTTTATGTTTATCGAAGACAACATTAATAAGAATGATATTTCGTATATAATGGGGCATTTATTTCGATGTATTTCTTGCTTAAATCAAGTTATTTTTGCGAAAAATGAAATTTATTGTATTAATGAAAAGAAATCTGTAGCTATGATCAATGAATTCCCAATAAAACCTAAAAATTATAAAAATCGAATCGATAATATTGTGTCTTCTCTTTCAATGGATGAATATAAAACGAAGCAATCTATTGAAGAATTAAGAAAAATAATTGAAGAAACCAATAGATTATAA
- a CDS encoding PLP-dependent aminotransferase family protein — MSKFHYKNIIDDLINKINNGVLKPGDKLPSQREISKHYNVNRSTVVQALDILKSHGVLDSIEKQGVYVSPYKWNAYITSNIQWQDYIGNSVSKNNQYYIQRINDLEFDSNIVRLGTGELAPDLIPNDLFKEIIVNDIDKPLYTNYEEPKGKVDLRVEIVKYMKKRGVNCDLNNICITSGALQGLKLIADGLLIPQSKIIIETPSYINSVRTWHNISSPIVPLTINYIKQNINNIFKASSNYKNSIFYCIPTLHNPTQNTYTKDEKQKIIDQCHNNGIPIVEDDIYADLWFDSERHAPMKSLKNSNNVLYLGSLSKTVSPGLRIGWIVADKNVIRHLSDLKMQNDYGASSISQHIAKEWLSTYHEQHIKELKIKLEKKKNVFLKSLKNHLSEYGEWNYPHGSFYIWFKLTISVNVKTIFNEAIKENILIQPGEIYDSKSTSYIRFSYSYINEDEIDRSLKKLSSIIERIR, encoded by the coding sequence ATGAGTAAATTTCATTATAAAAATATAATTGATGATTTAATTAATAAGATAAACAATGGAGTATTAAAGCCAGGAGATAAATTGCCATCTCAACGAGAAATTTCAAAACATTATAATGTAAACAGGTCAACTGTAGTACAAGCTTTAGACATTTTAAAAAGTCATGGAGTACTAGATTCTATAGAAAAACAGGGAGTGTATGTATCCCCATATAAGTGGAACGCCTACATCACAAGCAATATTCAATGGCAAGACTATATAGGGAATAGTGTGTCTAAAAACAATCAGTATTATATTCAAAGGATTAATGACTTAGAATTTGATTCCAATATTGTACGTTTAGGTACTGGGGAATTGGCACCTGATCTTATTCCTAATGATTTATTTAAAGAGATTATAGTTAATGATATAGACAAACCACTATATACAAATTATGAAGAACCAAAAGGTAAAGTGGATCTTAGAGTTGAAATTGTTAAATATATGAAAAAAAGAGGTGTGAATTGTGACTTAAATAACATATGTATAACCTCAGGAGCCCTACAGGGGTTAAAGTTGATAGCCGATGGTTTGTTGATTCCACAATCAAAAATCATTATTGAAACACCATCTTATATTAATTCAGTACGGACATGGCATAATATTAGTTCTCCAATTGTTCCTTTAACTATTAATTATATAAAACAAAATATCAATAATATATTCAAAGCGAGCAGTAACTACAAAAATAGTATATTTTATTGTATCCCAACATTACATAATCCTACTCAAAATACATATACAAAAGATGAAAAACAAAAAATTATAGATCAATGTCACAACAATGGTATACCTATCGTAGAAGATGATATATATGCAGATTTATGGTTTGATTCGGAAAGGCATGCACCGATGAAATCTTTAAAAAATAGTAATAATGTTTTGTATCTCGGTAGTTTATCTAAAACGGTAAGTCCAGGTTTACGCATAGGATGGATAGTAGCAGATAAAAATGTAATTCGTCATTTATCTGATTTAAAAATGCAAAATGATTATGGAGCTAGTTCTATATCTCAGCATATTGCTAAAGAATGGTTAAGTACCTATCATGAACAACATATTAAAGAACTAAAAATTAAGTTAGAAAAGAAAAAGAATGTATTTTTAAAATCTTTAAAGAACCATTTATCCGAATACGGGGAGTGGAACTACCCCCATGGATCATTCTATATTTGGTTTAAGCTAACTATTTCAGTCAATGTTAAAACTATATTTAATGAAGCAATCAAAGAAAACATCCTTATTCAACCAGGAGAAATTTATGATAGTAAATCCACAAGTTATATCCGTTTTTCATACTCTTATATTAATGAAGATGAAATTGATAGAAGTCTAAAAAAATTAAGTAGTATTATTGAAAGAATAAGATAA
- a CDS encoding NAD-dependent epimerase/dehydratase family protein: MKKILLTGASGYIGSHLMNKLKENYEIIAVSRNIENKSNEQNVTWKSADLFDLNEITEVMKNVDIAIYLVHSMMPSARLTQASFEDMDAILADNFAKASSFNKVKHIVFMSGLIPNTNELSPHLRSRLECERILGAYGVPVTTLRAGLIIGAKGSSYPILKKLVERLPGLLLPKWAYNTTLPVAIDDVINGLYKIVERDPQENESIDIGGPSHMTYKDLFNQTAQVLDKSLPTLDLPIIPIWLSKYWVKLISGVPKEMVYPLMDSLIHDMIRDNKNIVEDISIGKIDYKESVRNALEEEAVTQKKSKKTSKSAIKDVRAISRVTLPIDMTMSQLVELYASFLNEITLNVINSNFDEENFTITVPFLNKKLLLLRKDRVASNEESILYRIVGGDFALDSNGGNARLEFRRLPYSDECIIALQEYEPTLPWWFYKYTQAKIHKSVMNLFKLKLKTKKSTEKGGFNMKKFILPVVIVGVIVLKIYGLKKYLAKNNNMSNAEL, from the coding sequence ATGAAAAAAATTCTATTAACGGGTGCTTCAGGATATATAGGTAGCCATTTAATGAATAAATTAAAAGAAAATTATGAAATTATTGCTGTTTCTAGAAATATAGAAAATAAATCTAATGAACAAAATGTTACGTGGAAATCTGCAGATTTATTTGATTTAAATGAGATAACAGAAGTAATGAAAAATGTAGATATTGCTATATATCTCGTTCATTCGATGATGCCTTCGGCTAGGTTAACACAAGCAAGTTTTGAAGATATGGATGCAATATTAGCAGATAATTTTGCTAAAGCATCAAGTTTTAATAAAGTTAAACATATCGTATTTATGAGTGGATTAATTCCTAATACGAATGAATTATCTCCACATTTAAGAAGCCGTTTAGAGTGTGAACGTATTTTAGGAGCATATGGTGTGCCAGTAACTACATTGAGAGCGGGACTAATTATAGGTGCTAAGGGAAGTTCTTATCCAATACTTAAAAAATTGGTAGAACGTTTACCTGGTTTACTTCTACCTAAATGGGCATATAATACGACGTTGCCAGTCGCTATTGATGATGTCATTAATGGTTTGTATAAAATTGTAGAGCGTGATCCACAAGAGAATGAATCGATTGATATCGGCGGACCAAGTCATATGACATATAAAGACTTGTTCAATCAAACGGCACAGGTGTTAGACAAAAGCTTACCTACGCTGGATTTACCGATTATTCCAATTTGGTTAAGTAAATATTGGGTGAAACTAATTTCTGGTGTGCCGAAAGAAATGGTATATCCGTTAATGGACAGCTTAATACATGATATGATTAGAGATAATAAAAATATTGTGGAAGATATTTCTATTGGCAAAATTGATTATAAAGAAAGTGTACGTAACGCTTTAGAGGAAGAAGCTGTTACACAAAAGAAAAGTAAAAAAACAAGCAAGAGTGCTATCAAAGATGTTCGAGCAATTTCAAGAGTAACCTTGCCTATAGATATGACCATGAGTCAATTGGTAGAATTATATGCTAGTTTCTTAAATGAAATTACACTAAATGTTATTAATAGTAATTTCGATGAGGAGAATTTTACAATAACCGTACCATTTTTAAATAAGAAATTACTTTTATTAAGAAAAGACAGGGTTGCATCTAATGAAGAGAGTATTTTATATCGTATTGTCGGCGGAGATTTTGCTTTAGATTCAAATGGTGGTAACGCGAGATTAGAGTTTAGAAGGTTACCTTATAGTGATGAATGTATTATAGCATTACAGGAATATGAACCGACGCTACCTTGGTGGTTTTACAAGTATACGCAAGCTAAAATTCATAAAAGTGTGATGAATCTTTTCAAATTGAAGTTGAAAACTAAAAAAAGTACTGAAAAGGGAGGGTTTAACATGAAAAAATTCATCTTACCAGTCGTTATTGTAGGTGTGATTGTATTAAAAATATATGGATTAAAAAAATATCTAGCTAAAAATAATAATATGTCGAATGCTGAATTATAG
- a CDS encoding type 1 glutamine amidotransferase domain-containing protein encodes MKKQALIIISSANELPLNNPTKQKIDTGFFLVEMGKILDTFKDDYEFIFATPNGEKPTLDINGESLSMQAGEKLGIASVKEKFYKDPTNYRQKNTKLVDRREKELNTLYDLLGKLPVSQNLSNTDEETKEFRKQIVRKMDDLEEKKFYSLKELLENNADNNNDFSFENLSFVHLPGGHAPMVDFLDNPELGEVLNQLSEQKVITSLICHAPIALTSARLRIDDKGKPYNYDKSLYEGAHITTVPKIGELFMLISGYPKIKNKKTRLHYYVDKKLISYNFNVKTTKNFTKSLVVYDKTRKLLTGNGPQAIDDQTDKLKEILPK; translated from the coding sequence ATGAAAAAACAAGCTTTAATAATTATATCATCAGCAAATGAACTACCATTAAATAATCCCACTAAACAAAAAATAGACACAGGATTCTTTTTAGTTGAAATGGGAAAAATATTGGACACTTTTAAAGACGATTATGAATTTATTTTCGCTACGCCAAATGGCGAAAAACCGACATTAGATATTAATGGGGAATCTTTAAGTATGCAAGCTGGAGAAAAGCTAGGCATTGCGTCTGTGAAAGAAAAATTTTATAAAGATCCCACTAATTATCGTCAAAAGAATACCAAACTTGTCGACCGCAGAGAAAAGGAATTAAACACTTTATACGATTTACTTGGAAAACTGCCTGTATCGCAAAATTTGAGTAACACAGATGAAGAGACGAAAGAATTTAGAAAACAGATTGTTAGAAAAATGGATGACTTAGAAGAAAAGAAATTTTATTCTTTAAAAGAATTATTGGAAAACAATGCTGATAATAACAATGATTTTAGTTTTGAAAATTTATCATTCGTGCACCTACCTGGAGGGCATGCGCCTATGGTAGATTTCTTAGATAACCCAGAATTAGGCGAAGTGTTAAATCAATTGTCAGAACAAAAAGTCATCACTTCTTTAATATGTCATGCGCCCATTGCTTTAACGTCTGCTAGACTCAGAATTGATGATAAAGGTAAACCGTATAATTATGACAAATCATTATACGAAGGCGCCCATATAACTACAGTACCTAAAATAGGTGAGTTGTTCATGTTAATATCTGGGTACCCTAAAATAAAAAATAAAAAGACGCGGTTACACTATTACGTAGATAAAAAGTTAATTTCCTATAATTTCAATGTTAAAACAACAAAAAACTTTACAAAATCGCTTGTTGTATATGATAAAACCAGAAAATTATTAACTGGTAATGGACCACAAGCTATAGATGATCAAACAGATAAACTGAAGGAAATTTTACCTAAATAA
- a CDS encoding fatty acid desaturase family protein, whose protein sequence is MAKKLEKAVFPKKIKKELRPLMKKDNYHNIIYLILDWLVILGSVYLSIYTGSIFIYILSIILIGSRMRAFDNLMHEACHQSLFTNKFYNKWITCVFVAFPIFTSFTAYCNSHFQHHRNLWDEENDPDTKRYRFVGLDKPQESTNKFIKNHIIKVLFLFHVPKYILGTVSANLYNKDIPKAELWTRNILWLTVIIVSIVFNFWLYLIIFWFIPLLTTFQIIRYWAEMAEHSGLNNDSELTASRNTFGMPWTIYLFHPHHDNYHLVHHLFPAIPHYNLKKAHIILMNDKKYREAHHCTGFFKTTLPGFYSVVKDICTPNHKTKES, encoded by the coding sequence ATGGCAAAAAAATTAGAAAAAGCAGTTTTTCCTAAGAAAATAAAAAAAGAATTAAGACCATTGATGAAGAAAGATAATTATCATAATATTATTTATCTGATTTTAGATTGGTTGGTAATTTTAGGAAGTGTTTACTTAAGTATATATACAGGAAGTATTTTTATTTATATACTTAGTATAATTTTAATTGGTAGTCGTATGAGAGCTTTTGATAACCTAATGCATGAGGCATGCCATCAATCATTGTTTACTAATAAATTTTATAATAAATGGATTACATGTGTTTTTGTAGCTTTTCCAATATTCACAAGCTTCACTGCATATTGTAATTCGCATTTTCAGCATCATAGAAACTTATGGGACGAAGAAAATGACCCCGATACTAAAAGATATAGATTTGTTGGATTAGACAAGCCCCAAGAAAGTACAAATAAATTCATAAAAAATCATATTATAAAAGTGTTATTTTTATTCCATGTACCTAAATACATATTAGGTACTGTATCAGCTAACCTTTATAATAAAGATATACCAAAAGCAGAATTGTGGACTAGAAATATTTTATGGTTAACTGTAATCATTGTTTCTATAGTTTTTAATTTTTGGCTATATCTTATAATTTTCTGGTTTATACCACTTCTAACAACTTTTCAAATTATACGTTATTGGGCGGAAATGGCTGAGCATTCTGGTTTAAATAATGATTCTGAGTTAACAGCTAGTAGAAATACATTTGGCATGCCTTGGACGATTTATTTGTTTCATCCACATCATGATAATTATCATTTAGTTCATCATTTGTTCCCAGCTATTCCTCACTATAATTTGAAAAAAGCACATATTATTTTGATGAATGACAAAAAGTATAGAGAAGCACACCATTGTACGGGTTTTTTCAAAACTACACTACCAGGGTTTTATAGCGTAGTAAAAGATATTTGTACACCAAATCATAAAACGAAAGAGAGCTAA
- a CDS encoding SDR family oxidoreductase, which translates to MGKFDSLQDKVVVIAGGAKNLGGLLSTTYAKDGAKLVIHYHNEKSLDDAKATLSKAEELGGQGTLFSGDLTKVSNVQALFQHAEETFGKVDIAINTVGKVLKKPISETTEEEFDSMADINAKSAYFFIKYAEKSMNDNGKIITLATALLAAYTGFYSTYAGGKAPVEHYTRAASSEFMDRGISVNAVAPGPMDTPFFYPQEGEDAVAFHKSQALHNQLTNIEDIAPIITFLTLDGWWINGQTLFANGGYTTR; encoded by the coding sequence ATGGGTAAATTTGATAGTTTACAAGACAAAGTTGTAGTTATTGCTGGTGGTGCTAAGAACCTTGGTGGCTTATTAAGTACTACTTACGCTAAAGATGGGGCTAAATTAGTAATCCATTATCATAATGAAAAGTCTTTAGATGATGCTAAAGCTACACTTTCAAAAGCTGAAGAACTAGGTGGACAAGGTACATTATTTTCTGGTGATTTAACTAAGGTTAGTAATGTCCAAGCTTTATTCCAACATGCTGAGGAGACGTTTGGAAAAGTTGATATCGCAATAAATACAGTAGGAAAAGTACTTAAAAAACCTATTTCAGAAACGACTGAAGAAGAGTTCGATAGTATGGCAGATATCAATGCAAAGTCAGCTTATTTCTTTATTAAATATGCTGAAAAGTCTATGAATGATAATGGTAAGATTATCACTCTAGCCACTGCATTACTTGCTGCTTATACAGGATTTTATTCAACTTACGCTGGAGGAAAAGCGCCTGTCGAGCATTATACACGCGCAGCATCATCAGAGTTTATGGATAGAGGCATTTCTGTTAATGCGGTGGCACCTGGACCAATGGACACACCTTTCTTCTATCCTCAAGAAGGCGAAGATGCTGTGGCATTCCATAAATCCCAAGCACTTCATAATCAACTTACAAATATAGAAGACATCGCGCCAATTATTACTTTCTTAACTTTAGATGGTTGGTGGATAAATGGACAAACATTATTTGCAAATGGCGGTTATACGACACGCTAG
- a CDS encoding recombinase family protein: MAKIGYARVSTQDQSLDGQIDTLEEYGCERIFSEKASGRKTKRTELDKCLDYLREGDILVIYKLDRLGRTTKQLIELSQWLDDNSIDLHIIDMNVSTKDAMGKMFFTMMSAFAELEANLLSERTKKGLEAARARGRKGGRPSLPDHKKREIKFLYDEQKLTGEEIAKQTGVSRSTVYRVLKN, encoded by the coding sequence ATGGCTAAAATTGGTTATGCACGTGTATCAACACAAGATCAAAGTCTTGATGGACAGATTGATACACTTGAGGAATATGGTTGTGAACGTATCTTTAGCGAGAAAGCGAGCGGTCGCAAAACGAAAAGAACAGAACTTGATAAGTGTTTAGATTATTTACGCGAAGGAGATATCCTAGTTATCTATAAACTAGATCGTCTTGGACGTACAACAAAACAGTTAATTGAGCTATCGCAATGGTTGGATGATAATAGCATTGATTTACATATTATAGATATGAACGTATCGACTAAAGATGCGATGGGCAAGATGTTCTTTACCATGATGAGTGCATTCGCTGAACTTGAAGCTAACTTATTAAGTGAACGAACAAAAAAAGGATTAGAAGCAGCACGAGCAAGAGGGCGAAAAGGCGGCAGACCTTCATTGCCTGACCATAAGAAAAGAGAAATTAAATTTCTATACGATGAACAAAAACTTACAGGCGAAGAGATTGCTAAACAAACAGGTGTTAGTCGCTCTACAGTATATAGAGTGCTTAAGAATTAA
- a CDS encoding TspO/MBR family protein encodes MKANDIVKSIIKVKMPIIGGKLIGKFAVKNARKDYKKNIKPPFSPPGYIFPIVWPILYTTMGVAYAIVTNKSNNKNLKVIYYTQLGLNYLWSILYFKYKLRFSALIESFVLLGAVITTTVKFFNTKKIAGIILVPYMLWSAFATYLTVGNWLLNKENPSYTEKNGK; translated from the coding sequence TTGAAAGCTAATGATATAGTAAAATCAATTATAAAAGTTAAAATGCCGATTATAGGTGGGAAACTTATAGGAAAATTTGCAGTTAAAAACGCGCGCAAAGACTATAAGAAGAATATAAAACCACCTTTTTCACCGCCAGGCTATATATTTCCTATTGTGTGGCCAATACTTTATACAACAATGGGTGTAGCTTATGCAATCGTTACTAATAAATCAAATAACAAGAATTTAAAAGTTATATATTATACGCAATTAGGTCTAAACTATTTATGGTCGATATTGTATTTTAAATACAAGTTAAGATTTAGTGCTTTGATAGAGAGTTTTGTGTTACTTGGGGCGGTAATAACTACAACAGTAAAATTTTTCAACACGAAGAAAATTGCTGGAATAATATTGGTGCCATACATGCTTTGGAGTGCGTTCGCAACGTATTTAACTGTAGGGAACTGGTTATTGAATAAAGAGAATCCAAGCTATACAGAAAAAAACGGGAAATGA
- a CDS encoding winged helix-turn-helix transcriptional regulator, with protein MLIEYNNKLFYTSKDLALSVIGGRWKIPIIYHLLQSEVLRLSELEKKLPDINQRMLIRQLRELEKDMIIKRTIYPVVPPKVEYRLTSVGLSLDNVVYGICEWGDEYLKLINNEN; from the coding sequence TTGTTAATAGAATATAATAATAAATTATTTTACACTTCTAAAGATTTAGCTTTATCAGTAATTGGTGGTAGATGGAAAATCCCTATTATTTATCATTTATTACAATCAGAAGTACTTAGGTTGAGTGAATTAGAAAAAAAATTACCAGATATTAATCAAAGAATGTTAATTAGACAATTAAGGGAGCTTGAAAAGGATATGATAATAAAAAGAACTATATATCCAGTAGTCCCTCCAAAAGTTGAATATCGATTAACTAGTGTTGGTTTGTCTCTCGACAATGTGGTCTATGGTATTTGTGAATGGGGAGATGAATATTTGAAATTAATTAATAATGAAAATTAG